The Equus asinus isolate D_3611 breed Donkey chromosome 25, EquAss-T2T_v2, whole genome shotgun sequence genomic sequence cattcagcttcagtggccctgggttcgccagttcagatcccggtgcggaaatggcaccacttggtaagccatgctgtggttggcatcccacatataaaatagaggaagatgggcatggatgttggctcagggccagtcttccttagcaaaaagtggagaatttgcagcagatgttagctcagggttcatcttcctcaaaaaacaaacaaacgaacaaacaaatatattcattgagcacctaacTCTTGTCAGGCACTCTGTTAGATCTTGGGGATCCAATACCTTAGGAGTATTGATCTAACCCCCAAGCCAAGAACTGAAGTCAAAATTCTGAGTGGACAAACATCAGTTAAGGATCACaactttagaaaatgttttaagcATGCGCGTTTTTGTTTTGAGAGTCTATacattataagaaaactcagcACACCAAGACTTATAATTCTTGGTTTAACTGTTTTTCTCCCAAAGTAGACTCAAAGTCCCTTGAATAAAGTGATCTCATTTTCAACCACTGTATAGTCATGAGTGTAGTAAGATGCTTGGATGCAGCAGGTGCTAAGTGATTGTTTGGTGAGTTAATATTTACCAATGAGACTCAAACAGAGGAGGTTTTCCTTTATGTGTTTCAATGTCCCTGTGGTCTCTGTGATGGCTACTGGTTCTTCCCTAAGAATAATGGAGAATTGGTGATAATTTATACTGCTTCACAGGACAATCAAAGGGattctgaaaaaaacaaataaagcaacCAATGAGAAGTCAGAGAACTGAATGCTGTTGAGTGGGGGTGAGACAGGGGAAGAGAATATTTGGGGAACATTAAAAAAGGCAAGAGAAGGGCAAAGTGACAGAAAAGAGCAGGGGCATGGGAAGATTAGCTAGGGTTCTGGGAAGCCACTAAGTTTCATGTTTCAATTGTATGAGTGAGAAAAAAATGCCCTAGAGGTAAAGTGACTTTTCAATGCCACACAAGACTTGTTCTACAGGAATTGAATGGGGGGAAGGTGAAAATGATGGAAGCCCAAGAGGAGAGTCAGAACTGCACGGGCAATGAGTCTGAGTAGGCCATCCAGAGAACTGAAGGGAAATGAGGTTCTGAGTAGGCGGTTCACAGAACTAAAGGGGAAATGAGAGTTGAATAGGTGATTCAGGGTTTAGGGAAAgagcatatttttgtttttgcagacAGTGATTAAAGGAAAGGTTTTTCTGACAGAAGTAGTCAAAAGAAATCATAATAGAAGTATTGTGGGGTAGGTTTGTTTAGAACAGAAATTAAAGACCAAATTttctgagagaaggaaagaacacCTGCAAATGAAATGCTGTTCCTGCAACTTCCGTTGCTAGCAGTTCTCCTCCCAGGTGTTGACAATAAAGATGGTAAGAACTCTGGCAACTGCCTGGTTGGGTGCAAGAgggtctttgtgtgtgtgtgtctgtgtgtgtgtagcatATACCTGGAGAGTGAGAGTGTCAGCCTTGCTCCATTCTGAGTGTCCCTGACCAGGTCCCTGTGCTCTTCTGAAGGGTGAATAAGAAGCATGGTGCTGTGTGGCAGGAAATGACTCCTGATATAACTACGGATCCCCTTTGCTTGAGATTTTGAGTTTCCCCTCTCTGGCACCTTTACTCctccattctttctccttctcaatGTCTgtttttgtcctcattttatcTGTTCTTTCACTACAGACTTCCATGAGCCAGTATCCTTCCGAATCATCCAGATCTCATCCTTTTACAACCATTCTTGGATACAAAATCTGGGCTCAGGCTGGTTGGGCGAGTTGCAGACTCATGGGTGGGAGAGCAACTCTGGCAATATCATTTTCCTGTGGCCCTGGTCCAAGGGTAACTTCAGCAATAAGGATTTGATGGAACTGGGAAAGTTATTTCATATGTTCTCCATTGGATTTCTTCAGGCATTTTGCAACCATGCCAGTCAATGGCGTTTTGAATGTGAGTTCCCGTTCCTTCTGCACACTGTGGGGTTATGGgtgggtggtgtgtgtgtatttcaatGAGTTTCTTTTTCCTGGAGGAAACCGTCTTCATTCACTTCTGTACCTTACTTTCCCTCACCATAAATCTGCAAATACGCACTTTAGGACAGAGTGTAAAGTTGAAATCCTGACTTTACAAAAGCTTCAAGTCTTCTTTTACTTACAAACGCCTCTCTCATTGACTTCAGGCTTGTGCCATATTATCTTCCATTAGTGGTTTCCTGTGACcacctctttccttggcttctcAGCAGATACTCTCAGCTTCCTCACTCTTTGATTGACTCCGTAAAATGTGATTTTCTCCCCAATTTCATCTCTTCAGGAATCTGTTGACACATTCATTGTAACCTACCACATTCCATTCATTCTACATTATTATAATGGCAACTCTCTCACACTCAGTCCTACTTATTTTCTTGCCCACAGCATTCAAGTTGCCTTCTTTGAACAATTTGGCCCCTTCCTCTTGTCATTCATCTCTTCCTCTATCTCCACCTAACACTAATTCCTCTTTTCTGAACCTCTGTTGAAATCAAACTTTGCCCCATTCCCTCAAATTTCCTAaatgttcctttctatttctattgtCTTTTGCTTCCACTCATTTCATTTTATCTATTTCACTCCCTCATTCCTCTAATTCACAACCCCTCTTCCCCAGATCCCTTTGAATTACAGGTGGTAGGAGGTTGTGATCTGCACTTTGGGAAAGGTTCAGTAGGCTACATGCGGGTTGCTTATCAAGGATCAGATTTCCTGAGCTTCCAGAGCAATTCATGGTTGCCATCTCCGAATGGTGGAAGTAAGGCTCAGCATGTCTGCCGACTATTCAATTCAGACCAAATAACGCTGGAAATAATACACAGGCTCCTCAGTGACACCTGTCAACGTTTCCTCTTGGGACTTCTTGATGCAGGGAAGTCATATCTCCAGCGACAAGGTCAGTCCTGCACCCTTACTCtaagaattttctattttaaaatcataccTTCCCATCATCCCCTTCCAACCT encodes the following:
- the LOC106835714 gene encoding T-cell surface glycoprotein CD1a-like isoform X1 yields the protein MLFLQLPLLAVLLPGVDNKDDFHEPVSFRIIQISSFYNHSWIQNLGSGWLGELQTHGWESNSGNIIFLWPWSKGNFSNKDLMELGKLFHMFSIGFLQAFCNHASQWRFEYPFELQVVGGCDLHFGKGSVGYMRVAYQGSDFLSFQSNSWLPSPNGGSKAQHVCRLFNSDQITLEIIHRLLSDTCQRFLLGLLDAGKSYLQRQVKPEAWLSTGRSPGPGRLMLICHTSGFHPKSIGVMWMRGEQEHPGTQRSDILPNADGTWYLRVSLDVQATETSDLSCRVRHSSLEGQDIILYWEHHSSMGFIFLIFLILPLVLLTGLAFWLRKRGTHCEFPRTCLPLE